One genomic window of Caenorhabditis elegans chromosome I includes the following:
- the coa-5 gene encoding Cytochrome c oxidase assembly factor 5 (Confirmed by transcript evidence), with translation MAGITAHSQSQQFEEDEFNEIKKTGVSCDRLRQALKKCIKNSHCVQVQARSAKECIDARGDGSVPDKCFAVLQNFTDCKRSLVDMRSRFRGRKGDL, from the coding sequence ATGGCCGGAATCACCGCACACTCCCAATCCCAACAATTTGAAGAAGACGAATTCAACGAGATAAAGAAGACCGGTGTATCGTGTGATCGTCTACGTCAAGCACTCAAAAAATGCATCAAAAACTCGCATTGTGTGCAAGTTCAAGCTCGATCTGCGAAGGAATGCATCGATGCACGTGGCGACGGAAGTGTACCCGACAAATGTTTCGCCGTTCTCCAAAATTTCACCGACTGCAAGCGATCACTGGTGGACATGAGATCGAGATTCCGAGGAAGGAAGGGCGATCTTTGA
- the car-1 gene encoding Protein LSM14 homolog car-1 (Confirmed by transcript evidence): protein MSNQTPYIGSKISLISKLDIRYEGILYTVDTNDSTIALAKVRSFGTEKRPTANPVAARDDVYEYIIFKASDIKDLIVCDTPKMANIGGGLPYDPAIISVSSRSAPASDGAPAASAGSSRAGTPSRNSPLGQIIQNQRPGRGGYQQNFQANRGYNNYRGGFAGGYNNQRGHNNYGVPRVNHREKLKFESDFDFEKANEKFQEVLVDNLEKLNIEDKAEPEVEEKKDAAFYDKKTSFFDNISCESLEKAEGKTGRPDWKKERETNQETFGHNAVRSLNYRRGFGGRGRGGNRGYGGYNNGYQHQHQHRGGYNGGYRQNNGGYRRGGYAPRDNQGNTAAAAEQ from the exons ATGTCGAATCAAACACCGTACATCGGAAGCAAGATTAGTCTGATCTCCAAGCTCGACATCCGTTACGAGGGAATCCTCTACACCGTCGACACCAACGACTCTACCATCGCGTTGGCCAAGGTTCGCTCGTTCGGAACCGAGAAGCGTCCAACTGCTAATCCGGTCGCCGCTCGTGATGATGTCTACGAGTACATCATCTTCAAGGCCAGCGACATCAAGGATTTGATCGTTTGTGATACTCCGAAG ATGGCCAACATTGGAGGAGGGCTTCCATACGATCCAGCCATCATCTCTGTCTCCTCGAGATCAGCCCCAGCAAGTGACGGAGCTCCAGCTGCCTCTGCAGGTTCTTCCAGAGCCGGAACGCCATCCCGTAACAGTCCGTTAGGCCAAATCATCCAAAATCAACGTCCAGGACGTGGAGGTTATCAGCAAA ACTTCCAAGCTAACCGTGGATACAACAACTACCGCGGAGGATTCGCTGGCGGATACAACAACCAAAGAGGGCACAACAATTATGGAGTTCCTCGAGTTAATCACCGCGAAAAGCTGAAGTTCGAATCGGACTTTGACTTCGAGAAGGCCAATGAGAAGTTCCAAGAAGTTCTCGTCGACAACCTTGAGAAGCTCAACATTGAGGATAAGGCCGAGCCAGAAGTTGAGGAGAAGAAGGATGCTGCCTTCTACGACAAGAAGACTTCATTCTTTGACAACATCAGCTGTGAATCACTGGAGAAAGCCGAAGGAAAGACTGGACGGCCAGATTGGAAGAAGGAGAGAGAAACGAATCAGGAGACGTTCGGACACAACGCAGTGCGTTCGTTGAACTACCGTCGTGGATTCGGAGGACGAGGACGTGGTGGAAACCGCGGATATGGAG gttacaACAACGGATACCAGCATCAACACCAGCACCGTGGAGGATACAATGGAGGTTATCGTCAGAACAACGGTGGATACCGTCGTGGTGGATATGCTCCACGTGACAACCAAGGCAATACTGCCGCAGCTGCCGAACAATAA
- the fkb-8 gene encoding peptidylprolyl isomerase (Confirmed by transcript evidence) produces the protein MKDQNGVASTDDSVLPSWSNPDVGQFIVSTYNEYEYKRIPFRELEFGCLLCRMRTFNHEGMKKHLRDHVVHKKSSCEHEKPGKTGIHHQVDKAGNGVMPENGQLVQCYIEIKLADCYTSWSNYESQNPIIFKIGFGEVIPGLDIGIPKMKVGEIATFHVSGKYGYGRAGFRGLIPRNASLTCKVRLFNCSWDSYAKIGVDRQILVQGDNVTKSKNGQTVTCHYVLILVDGTKIDSSRDRETPFKFKIGKGEVIKGWDQGVAQMSVKEKSKLTIAPAFGFEKGKLPAGIPA, from the exons ATGAAGGACCAAAATGGAGTAGCAAGCACTGATGACTCTGTTTTACCTTCTTGGAGTAACCCAGACGTCGGACAATTCATTGTGTCGACGTACAATGAGTACGAATACAAACGGATCCCATTTCGTGAACTGGAATTCGGATGTCTTCTATGCAGGATGAGAACATTCAATCACGAAGGAATGAAAAAACACTTGAGGGATCACGTAGTccacaaaaaatcttcatgTGAGCACGAAAAACCAG gtAAAACTGGAATTCATCATCAAGTTGACAAAGCTGGAAATGGTGTAATGCCAGAGAATGGGCAACTTGTTCAGTGCTACATCGAAATTAAGCTTGCGGATTGCTACACATCTTGGTCCAATTACGAGAGCCAAAATCCGATTATCTTTAAAATTGGATTCGGTGAAGTCATTCCTGGTTTAGATATCGGAATCCCTAAG ATGAAAGTCGGTGAAATCGCAACATTTCACGTGAGTGGCAAATATGGTTACGGCCGCGCTGGGTTCAGAGGACTGATTCCTCGAAACGCTTCCCTAACTTGCAAAGTTAGGCTGTTCAATTGCTCATGGGACTCATATG caaaaattggcGTCGATAGACAGATTCTCGTCCAGGGCGACAACGTCACCAAGTCAAAGAACGGTCAGACCGTCACCTGCCACTACGTGCTCATCCTTGTGGACGGAACGAAGATCGACTCTTCTCGCGACCGCGAAACTCCATTCAAGTTCAAGATTGGAAAGGGAGAGGTCATCAAGGGATGGGACCAAGGAGTCGCCCAG atgtCAGTCAAAGAGAAGTCGAAGCTCACGATTGCTCCGGCTTTTGGCTTTGAAAAAGGCAAATTGCCAGCAGGAATCCCAGCGTAA
- the fkb-2 gene encoding peptidylprolyl isomerase (Partially confirmed by transcript evidence), whose amino-acid sequence MGVDRQILVEGDNVTKPKNGQTVTCHYVLTLENGKKIDSSRDRGTPFKFKIGKGEVIKGWDQGVAQMSVGEKSKLTISADLGYGPRGVPPQIPANATLVFEVELLGVN is encoded by the exons ATGGGCGTCGACAGACAGATTCTCGTCGAGGGCGACAACGTCACCAAGCCAAAGAACGGTCAGACCGTCACCTGCCACTACGTGCTCACCCTTGAGAACGGAAAGAAGATCGACTCTTCTCGCGACCGCGGAACTCCATTCAAGTTCAAGATTGGAAAGGGAGAGGTCATCAAGGGATGGGACCAAGGAGTCGCCCAG ATGTCAGTTGGTGAGAAGTCGAAGCTCACCATCTCTGCCGATCTTGGCTATGGACCACGCGGAGTTCCACCACAAATCCCAGCCAACGCAACTCTCGTCTTCGAGGTCGAGCTTCTCGGAGTCAACTAA
- the pfn-1 gene encoding Profilin-1 (Partially confirmed by transcript evidence) — MSGWNAYIDTMTAAAPSIKRCAIVGAADGSVWARTEADNVFKASEEELKTFVALFNDVTQVPAKGADIEGVHYVVPRTEESLIFGKKENTGFFAVKTKSAVLIAVYEGPNEVAAQVRKAVESMQTYLNNAGY, encoded by the exons atgtccGGATGGAATGCCTACATCGACACAATGACTGCCGCTGCTCCATCAATCAAACGGTGTGCAATCGTCGGAGCCGCTGATGGATCTGTCTGGGCTCGTACTGAGGCTGACAATGTGTTCAAG gcATCCGAAGAAGAGCTCAAAACCTTCGTTGCCCTATTCAATGACGTCACTCAAGTTCCAGCAAAAGGAGCCGATATCGAAGGAGTTCATTACGTCGTTCCACGTACCGAAGAATCGCTCATCTTCGGAAAAAAGGAGAACACTGGATTCTTCGCTGTGAAGACCAAGTCTGCAGTCTTGATTGCTGTCTACGAGGGACCAAATGAAGTTGCTGCACAAGTTCGCAAGGCTGTCGAGAGTATGCAAACCTATCTCAACAATGCTGGATACTAA